One segment of Candidatus Spechtbacterales bacterium DNA contains the following:
- a CDS encoding glycine--tRNA ligase: MSKPNDNLMHKVVAWSKRRGFIYPGSDIYGGLANSWDYGPLGVEIKRNICNEWWKRFVRDREDMVGMDGALIMNPRVWEASGHVEGFNDPLVEDKKTHERYRLDHLLEDAGVKNAEAMSLQEMSEKIKELKLKSPKGNELTEPKMFNLMFETYLGPVKNEENKVYLRPETAQAMFVNFKNIINTTRQRVPFGIAQTGKAFRNEITTGNFIFRLREFEQMEIEYFVKEQDWEKQFEYWLKEMHLWLEHLGISKDKIHDLEVPKEELAHYSKRTVDIEYDYPFGKKELYGLAYRTDFDLKNHMEASGEDIRYTDTETGEKYVPHVIEPTFGVDRTILAVLLEAYNEEEVNTSTRASTELSRTSSAQGGDIRVVMKFPKWLSPVKVAVFPLLKKDEKLTKKAREIFENVRNTYAAEYDEGGAIGKRYRRHDEIGTPVCITVDHDTLEDDTVTMRDRDSMEQKRVKIEELKDELSKILNS; encoded by the coding sequence GTGAGTAAACCAAACGACAATCTAATGCATAAAGTGGTCGCCTGGAGCAAAAGGCGTGGTTTTATATATCCGGGCTCCGATATTTACGGAGGACTTGCAAATTCGTGGGATTACGGACCATTAGGTGTTGAAATAAAACGCAACATCTGCAATGAATGGTGGAAGCGTTTTGTTCGCGACAGAGAGGATATGGTGGGTATGGACGGCGCTCTTATAATGAATCCTCGCGTGTGGGAGGCAAGCGGCCATGTTGAGGGCTTTAACGACCCTCTTGTGGAAGACAAAAAAACACATGAACGCTACCGCCTAGATCATCTTTTGGAGGATGCCGGTGTAAAAAACGCGGAGGCGATGAGTTTGCAGGAGATGTCTGAAAAAATAAAAGAACTTAAATTAAAAAGTCCAAAAGGAAATGAGCTTACAGAGCCCAAGATGTTTAACCTTATGTTTGAGACTTATTTAGGACCTGTTAAAAATGAAGAAAATAAAGTATATTTGCGGCCCGAAACGGCGCAGGCAATGTTTGTAAATTTTAAAAATATAATAAACACAACAAGGCAAAGAGTTCCTTTTGGCATAGCGCAAACAGGTAAAGCATTTCGCAACGAGATAACAACCGGTAATTTTATTTTTCGCCTCCGGGAGTTTGAGCAGATGGAAATTGAATATTTTGTAAAGGAGCAGGATTGGGAAAAACAATTTGAATACTGGTTAAAAGAGATGCACTTATGGCTTGAGCACTTGGGCATAAGTAAAGACAAGATACACGACTTAGAGGTTCCCAAAGAAGAGCTTGCCCACTATTCCAAAAGAACAGTAGATATTGAGTATGATTATCCTTTTGGTAAAAAAGAGCTTTATGGTCTTGCTTACCGTACAGATTTTGATCTTAAAAACCACATGGAGGCTTCAGGAGAGGATATTCGCTATACGGATACCGAGACAGGAGAAAAATATGTACCACATGTTATAGAGCCGACCTTTGGCGTGGATAGAACAATTTTGGCCGTCCTTCTTGAGGCGTATAACGAGGAAGAGGTAAATACTTCGACAAGGGCTTCGACTGAGCTCAGCCGAACGTCCTCAGCACAAGGTGGTGACATAAGAGTTGTTATGAAATTTCCAAAGTGGCTATCTCCCGTTAAGGTGGCTGTATTCCCACTTTTGAAAAAAGATGAAAAGCTTACAAAAAAAGCTCGGGAGATATTTGAGAATGTTAGAAATACTTATGCCGCGGAGTACGATGAGGGCGGCGCCATAGGAAAGCGCTATCGCCGCCATGACGAAATAGGAACACCTGTTTGCATTACTGTGGACCACGATACTCTTGAAGATGATACTGTAACTATGCGCGACAGAGATTCAATGGAACAAAAGCGGGTCAAAATAGAGGAGCTAAAAGATGAGCTGAGCAAAATTTTAAATAGTTAA
- the rsmI gene encoding 16S rRNA (cytidine(1402)-2'-O)-methyltransferase — MNEVNKLYITATPIGNLEDITLRALRILKEVDFILCEDTRVTKKLLNKYDIKTPTISYHQHSSEAKISEVIALLKEGKNLSLVTDAGTPGISDPGNELIEKVFKELGSDVDIVVVPGPSAVSAAASISGMPMSEFLFLGYPPKKKKRKKFFEKVVKSEAPIILYESTHRILKTLEELKEMFHVSGFMFQVMVARELTKKFESTYRGNIDEVINKLKDDKVKGEFVIIIRKLG; from the coding sequence ATGAACGAAGTGAATAAATTATACATAACCGCAACCCCAATAGGTAATCTGGAAGATATTACTTTACGAGCCCTCCGCATACTTAAGGAGGTTGATTTTATTTTATGCGAAGATACGCGTGTTACAAAAAAATTACTTAATAAGTACGACATAAAAACTCCAACCATAAGTTATCACCAGCATTCTTCAGAGGCTAAAATAAGCGAAGTGATAGCTCTTTTGAAAGAGGGAAAAAATTTATCGCTGGTAACAGATGCGGGAACCCCGGGAATATCAGATCCGGGAAACGAGCTTATAGAGAAGGTTTTTAAGGAGCTGGGAAGCGATGTAGATATTGTGGTAGTTCCAGGACCGAGCGCGGTTTCGGCAGCTGCCAGCATATCGGGCATGCCCATGAGCGAGTTTCTTTTTTTAGGATATCCGCCCAAAAAAAAGAAGAGGAAAAAATTTTTTGAAAAAGTTGTAAAATCTGAGGCCCCTATTATACTATACGAAAGTACGCACCGCATCCTCAAAACACTTGAAGAATTAAAAGAAATGTTTCATGTTTCAGGTTTCATGTTTCAGGTTATGGTTGCGCGAGAACTTACAAAAAAGTTTGAAAGCACATACCGAGGCAACATAGACGAGGTAATAAATAAGCTAAAAGATGATAAAGTAAAAGGGGAGTTTGTTATAATAATAAGAAAGCTCGGCTAA
- a CDS encoding AI-2E family transporter, with protein MPKTSKNNNNVMMLDISMAMIFKISAVVLGVALFFRIWEIMASLFFAIVLAAAIEPTIEWLEKQKMSRLFIVPMFYILGLSAFFLMFYIFLPTLFNELWILSQDLPERYGTFLGGIFQTATFGELGFLAPALDELLLNMQERVAGIIPNVFSFISTIFGGILSFVLIIVFSFYLSLRRKDLEKSLLAVTPEKYKDSAKLILRSTQRRLGRWLQAMFVLATFIGVVTFLILSLLKVEIALTVGILAGLLELIPYVGPFIAGGIILAAGSTVSMPVGLIALLAYILLQQVENTIVVPAVMSRVVGFNPLFIIIFVLIGAELAGLWGILVAVPLAAAIAELVRGITAAKAKA; from the coding sequence ATGCCAAAAACCTCAAAAAACAATAATAATGTAATGATGCTGGACATATCTATGGCTATGATTTTTAAGATAAGCGCTGTTGTTTTAGGTGTAGCGTTGTTTTTTAGAATTTGGGAGATAATGGCAAGTCTTTTCTTTGCCATTGTGCTTGCTGCAGCGATAGAGCCGACTATTGAATGGCTGGAGAAACAGAAGATGTCTCGCCTTTTTATAGTTCCCATGTTCTATATCCTTGGTTTAAGTGCCTTTTTCCTGATGTTTTACATATTCTTACCCACACTGTTTAACGAGCTCTGGATTCTTTCACAGGATCTTCCCGAGCGCTACGGCACATTTTTGGGCGGTATTTTCCAGACAGCAACTTTCGGAGAGCTTGGCTTTTTGGCACCCGCCCTCGATGAGTTGTTACTTAACATGCAGGAGCGTGTCGCGGGGATTATACCCAATGTGTTTAGTTTTATATCAACTATTTTTGGAGGAATACTATCCTTTGTTCTTATAATCGTTTTTTCTTTCTATCTTTCCCTGCGAAGAAAAGATCTGGAAAAATCCCTGCTTGCTGTAACACCGGAAAAGTATAAGGATTCCGCAAAGCTCATTCTAAGGAGCACCCAAAGAAGGCTGGGAAGGTGGCTACAGGCGATGTTTGTTTTGGCAACATTTATTGGTGTTGTAACATTTTTGATACTCTCTTTACTTAAAGTTGAAATTGCACTAACTGTCGGCATACTCGCGGGCTTGTTGGAACTTATTCCCTACGTCGGGCCGTTTATCGCGGGCGGTATAATACTGGCAGCCGGCTCTACTGTATCCATGCCCGTCGGACTTATTGCTCTTTTGGCATACATATTACTGCAGCAAGTTGAAAATACAATTGTAGTCCCCGCCGTAATGAGCCGTGTAGTGGGATTTAACCCCCTCTTTATAATTATTTTTGTTCTTATAGGAGCGGAGCTCGCCGGTCTTTGGGGTATTCTTGTAGCAGTGCCTTTGGCTGCCGCTATCGCAGAGCTTGTACGCGGCATAACTGCCGCAAAAGCAAAAGCATAA
- a CDS encoding ribonuclease J has translation MSLGGLEEIGALNCHLLYWTNKSGITKGVLLDCGQKVGDLPEEDDGFNEIEAPDFSAIPQEVDEIVAVFLSHGHLDHIGGINEFIRFYRTSARFANKGIPPILVSPYTGRQIRSKEFVSLKIYDPPQLELENAVHNPDNPTDDYSVEVEPWSKVQNDDVSFEFFPVLHSIPGSLGCAVHINGKKVVYTGDFKLHGLNDQQTAEYTRVWSNPILADADLLLIDSTSCDRSGTGEPDEIPVGEIYNVLEGHPNQRVFITMFSSLTDRWSAVMDKMKRFKAPRPVVLHGRSMLNSVEHVLEVPPLKYDHSFVFGGWKKYSYRRKYNVPDNAVIFLTGSQGEPRSALRRLLEDEEGIMEDIHIGHDDVVLFASRTIPGNEDAVSAILSGLRETGCTIYFPTEHCDTKECTHDPGTHESRWVREAAGDENIRFGRFHVSGHAYQDDLMDFVQTTRPRRILPVHADMQRRGVMADLLPEHEVIVPKEREEVVF, from the coding sequence ATGTCCCTCGGAGGGCTTGAAGAAATTGGAGCTTTGAACTGCCATTTGCTGTATTGGACAAATAAGTCCGGTATTACAAAGGGAGTCTTGCTGGACTGCGGGCAAAAGGTAGGAGATTTACCAGAAGAAGATGATGGCTTCAATGAGATAGAAGCCCCCGATTTTTCTGCCATACCCCAAGAGGTGGATGAGATTGTCGCGGTTTTTTTGAGCCACGGCCACTTGGACCACATTGGCGGTATAAATGAGTTTATTCGATTCTACAGAACCTCTGCTCGTTTTGCGAACAAAGGTATCCCCCCTATTTTGGTAAGCCCATATACTGGACGGCAGATACGCTCTAAGGAGTTTGTCTCCCTTAAGATTTATGACCCGCCACAGCTTGAGCTGGAGAATGCGGTCCATAATCCCGATAATCCAACTGATGATTATTCAGTTGAGGTTGAACCATGGAGCAAGGTTCAAAACGACGATGTCAGTTTTGAATTCTTTCCTGTTCTGCATAGCATTCCGGGCTCTCTGGGGTGCGCTGTACATATAAACGGCAAGAAGGTCGTTTATACAGGAGATTTCAAATTGCATGGTCTCAACGACCAGCAGACAGCGGAGTATACGAGAGTTTGGAGCAATCCAATTCTCGCCGATGCCGATTTGCTTCTCATTGATTCAACCTCCTGTGACAGGTCCGGAACAGGCGAGCCTGATGAAATACCTGTCGGGGAAATCTACAACGTGCTGGAGGGCCATCCAAACCAGCGTGTGTTTATAACAATGTTCAGCAGTCTTACAGATCGCTGGTCCGCCGTTATGGACAAGATGAAGCGTTTTAAGGCGCCTCGTCCGGTTGTACTACACGGTCGCTCTATGCTAAACAGCGTGGAACATGTTCTTGAAGTACCCCCGCTCAAATACGACCACAGCTTTGTCTTTGGTGGGTGGAAGAAGTACTCGTATCGGCGCAAATACAATGTTCCGGATAACGCCGTTATCTTTCTTACCGGTTCCCAGGGGGAGCCAAGAAGCGCGCTTCGCCGCCTTTTGGAAGATGAAGAAGGCATTATGGAAGATATCCATATAGGGCATGACGATGTTGTCCTGTTTGCTTCCCGGACCATTCCCGGCAACGAGGATGCGGTTAGCGCGATTCTTTCAGGGTTGCGTGAGACGGGTTGCACAATTTATTTTCCAACAGAGCACTGCGATACGAAGGAGTGCACGCATGATCCTGGTACTCACGAGTCCCGGTGGGTGCGCGAAGCAGCCGGTGATGAGAATATCCGCTTTGGACGTTTTCACGTTTCCGGTCATGCCTATCAGGATGACCTTATGGACTTTGTCCAAACGACACGTCCGCGAAGGATTCTTCCTGTGCATGCCGATATGCAAAGACGCGGTGTAATGGCAGATCTTCTGCCTGAACATGAAGTAATTGTGCCAAAAGAGCGCGAAGAAGTTGTTTTTTAG
- a CDS encoding TatD family hydrolase, which yields MLIDTHGHLNFNAYKDDFEETLERALSSDVSLIMPGSQYSTSKRAVEFAEKLNNPRVWAAVGLHPIHLEERKIDKFEADGHVEYETHAEKFDRKKYEELARSKKVVAVGEVGLDYWWRPKTKEEGLAYAQKQQKTFCAQADMALDLNLPLIIHCRVAMKDMLNILREHPHTEARDVPGVIHSYTGSPKQLKKFLSLGYYIGVNGLVFTLGLVQDAVKAAPLDRILLETDAPYLSPPLPRRSLGEGGPNKTERNEPANVKYVAQKIAELKDIPFKEVEAQTTENAKKVFGIDFK from the coding sequence ATGTTAATTGATACTCACGGTCACTTAAACTTTAACGCCTATAAAGACGACTTTGAAGAAACGCTTGAAAGAGCGCTTTCTTCGGATGTTTCGTTAATAATGCCCGGTTCTCAGTATTCAACATCTAAGCGCGCGGTTGAGTTTGCGGAAAAATTGAATAATCCCCGTGTGTGGGCGGCAGTCGGACTTCACCCAATACACTTGGAAGAGAGAAAGATAGATAAATTTGAGGCAGACGGACATGTAGAATATGAAACACATGCCGAAAAGTTTGATAGAAAAAAATATGAAGAACTCGCTCGTTCTAAAAAAGTTGTAGCCGTAGGCGAGGTTGGTCTGGATTATTGGTGGAGGCCAAAAACAAAAGAGGAGGGTTTAGCTTACGCGCAAAAACAACAGAAAACATTTTGTGCCCAGGCGGACATGGCTCTGGATTTAAACCTGCCCCTAATAATACACTGCCGTGTTGCCATGAAGGACATGTTAAATATTTTACGCGAACACCCGCACACAGAAGCAAGGGATGTTCCTGGGGTTATACATTCATACACAGGTAGTCCTAAGCAGCTTAAAAAATTTCTTTCACTGGGTTATTACATAGGTGTTAACGGTCTTGTCTTCACGCTTGGCTTAGTACAGGATGCGGTTAAAGCAGCGCCGCTGGACAGAATTCTTCTTGAAACAGACGCGCCATACTTAAGCCCTCCTTTGCCTCGCCGTAGCCTTGGCGAAGGCGGGCCAAACAAAACAGAAAGAAATGAGCCGGCTAATGTAAAATATGTCGCCCAAAAAATAGCAGAGCTCAAGGACATACCTTTTAAAGAAGTAGAAGCGCAGACAACCGAAAACGCTAAAAAAGTATTTGGAATAGATTTCAAATAA
- a CDS encoding pitrilysin family protein, translating into MDIDYKTFKLKNGVRVLTVPLKSTGAVTSLILVGTGSHYEKEEVAGVSHFLEHLFFKGSKKYPNAKKISTILDSIGASYNAFTAEEITGFYVKTVKNKAELALDVMSDYLKNPLFKNIEIERERGVIMEELHMDYDVPQRHVYDVFKEALYGNQPAGRDVGGDEKSVGNIKPKDIREYFKKQYRGDNIVAVFSGNITHSEGKKLAEKFLRDLPSGNSFEKYPVIPPQISGPKVTLKQRKSDQTHLVLGFDGVDMRDERRYAIDVLSVILGGGMSSRLFSEIRERRGLAYYVGAGASAGTDYGYFAASAGVNNSKVEDATTVLVRELKKIKKTAVDADELRKAKSHIEGSFMLNLETSNSVAFYTGEEEILLNEITTPKEYLRNIKNIKARDVKNIANDIFKKESACFALVGPYKDKDKIKQILNKL; encoded by the coding sequence ATGGATATTGACTATAAAACATTTAAATTAAAGAATGGTGTCAGAGTGCTCACTGTTCCGCTAAAAAGCACAGGTGCCGTAACGAGTCTTATTCTTGTAGGTACAGGCTCTCATTATGAAAAAGAAGAGGTTGCCGGTGTATCACATTTTTTAGAACACCTGTTCTTTAAAGGTTCTAAAAAATATCCAAACGCTAAAAAGATAAGTACAATATTAGATTCTATCGGCGCCAGCTATAATGCTTTTACGGCGGAAGAAATAACAGGGTTTTATGTGAAAACAGTAAAGAATAAAGCGGAACTCGCTCTGGATGTAATGAGCGACTATTTAAAAAACCCTCTTTTTAAAAACATTGAAATAGAGCGCGAGAGAGGAGTTATAATGGAAGAGTTGCACATGGATTATGATGTTCCACAGCGCCATGTTTATGATGTTTTTAAAGAGGCTTTATACGGGAACCAGCCGGCGGGGCGCGATGTCGGGGGAGACGAAAAAAGCGTTGGAAATATTAAACCCAAAGACATCAGAGAGTATTTTAAAAAGCAGTATCGCGGGGACAATATAGTAGCTGTATTTTCAGGAAACATAACCCACTCAGAAGGTAAAAAGCTTGCTGAAAAATTTTTGCGGGATTTGCCAAGCGGAAATTCTTTTGAAAAATATCCTGTTATTCCCCCGCAAATATCCGGACCAAAAGTCACTCTTAAACAAAGAAAGAGCGACCAAACTCACCTTGTACTCGGTTTTGATGGTGTAGATATGCGTGATGAGAGAAGATATGCTATTGATGTACTGTCTGTAATACTGGGGGGAGGAATGAGTTCACGTCTTTTTTCTGAAATAAGAGAAAGGCGCGGTCTGGCTTATTATGTGGGCGCTGGAGCAAGTGCCGGAACCGATTACGGATACTTTGCGGCAAGCGCCGGTGTAAATAATTCTAAGGTGGAAGATGCGACAACTGTACTAGTAAGAGAGCTAAAAAAGATAAAAAAGACCGCTGTTGACGCGGATGAACTGCGCAAAGCAAAGAGTCACATTGAAGGGTCTTTCATGTTAAACCTTGAAACATCAAACTCTGTCGCCTTTTACACGGGGGAGGAGGAGATATTGCTAAATGAAATTACAACCCCCAAAGAGTATCTTAGAAATATAAAAAACATAAAAGCCCGCGATGTAAAGAACATAGCAAACGATATTTTTAAAAAAGAATCCGCATGTTTTGCTCTTGTGGGACCTTATAAAGATAAGGATAAGATTAAGCAAATTTTAAATAAATTATAA
- the metG gene encoding methionine--tRNA ligase — MNADNFSIESAKISIYQRYFVNEVNKTMKFYITTAIDYVNAQAHIGHTLEKVQADALARYHRLKGDDVFFLTGTDEHGIKIVRSAEKAGKSVRDFVDINAKAFQDLWGSLNISNDYFIRTTNKTRHWPVVRKVWAQLVANDDIYKKAYEGLYCAGHEAFVTNKDLNKDGICEMHGAAPELIKEENYFFKLSKYTKQIEKAIKSGEFKIEPKTRENEILKLLERGLEDVSFSRPRKTLKWGIPVPRDSSQTIYVWADALTNYISALGWGTSSNAKFKKYWPADVHVVGKDILRFHAAIWPGMLLSLGLPLPKKLFVHGFINIDGMKISKSLGNVVDPRDIVKEYSSTSSPQAGADALRWYLLAEIPPAKDGDYSKDKFEARYNADLALGLGNLLARIVSLGEKYLDKPLASELPSTAQKELDRRWKAYEKFMDNFKFSEAIKEAQALIGYADKRINDTKLWVLAREDEKKFKEVISEVATILANISSMLAPVIPQTSEEIFKQLGIKHESKRAWRFEMKKGESLFPRLE; from the coding sequence ATCAATGCGGATAACTTCAGCATAGAATCTGCCAAAATCAGCATATATCAGCGGTATTTTGTGAACGAAGTGAACAAAACTATGAAATTCTACATTACTACCGCAATTGATTACGTTAACGCTCAGGCGCACATCGGGCACACTTTGGAAAAAGTACAGGCGGACGCCCTGGCAAGATACCATCGCCTCAAAGGGGACGATGTCTTCTTTTTAACAGGGACCGATGAACACGGGATAAAGATAGTGCGTTCGGCGGAAAAAGCCGGCAAAAGCGTCAGAGATTTTGTTGATATAAACGCGAAGGCTTTTCAGGATCTCTGGGGTAGTCTTAATATTTCAAATGATTATTTTATACGCACAACAAACAAAACCCGGCACTGGCCGGTGGTGCGTAAGGTCTGGGCGCAGCTTGTTGCCAATGACGATATATACAAAAAGGCGTATGAAGGTCTCTATTGCGCGGGGCATGAGGCGTTTGTCACAAATAAAGATCTAAATAAAGATGGTATTTGCGAAATGCATGGCGCTGCCCCCGAACTTATCAAAGAAGAGAACTACTTTTTTAAGCTCTCTAAATATACAAAACAGATAGAAAAAGCGATAAAAAGCGGGGAGTTTAAGATAGAACCAAAAACCCGGGAAAATGAAATTTTAAAACTCTTAGAGCGGGGGCTTGAAGATGTAAGTTTCTCACGCCCGCGCAAGACTCTGAAGTGGGGAATTCCTGTTCCTCGCGACAGTTCGCAGACAATATATGTTTGGGCGGACGCTCTTACTAACTATATTTCCGCGCTCGGATGGGGAACAAGTTCAAATGCTAAATTTAAAAAATACTGGCCGGCAGATGTGCATGTTGTGGGCAAGGATATTTTGCGCTTTCATGCCGCAATATGGCCGGGAATGCTTTTAAGCTTAGGACTCCCTTTACCTAAAAAACTTTTTGTGCACGGCTTTATAAATATTGACGGAATGAAGATATCTAAAAGTTTAGGAAATGTGGTAGACCCGCGCGATATTGTGAAAGAATACAGTTCGACAAGCTCACCACAAGCTGGCGCTGACGCTCTTCGTTGGTATCTTTTAGCCGAGATACCTCCGGCAAAAGACGGCGATTATTCTAAAGACAAATTTGAAGCTCGCTATAACGCCGACCTTGCCTTAGGACTTGGAAACCTTTTGGCGCGCATAGTAAGCTTGGGGGAAAAATATCTTGATAAGCCCCTTGCAAGCGAGCTTCCATCAACCGCCCAAAAAGAGCTGGACAGAAGGTGGAAGGCTTACGAAAAGTTTATGGACAACTTTAAATTTTCAGAAGCAATAAAAGAGGCACAAGCTCTTATAGGATACGCAGACAAACGCATAAACGACACTAAACTGTGGGTCTTAGCCAGAGAAGATGAAAAGAAATTTAAAGAGGTAATATCGGAGGTGGCAACCATTTTAGCAAACATATCTTCAATGCTTGCGCCTGTAATACCGCAAACCTCCGAAGAGATATTTAAACAGCTCGGCATTAAACACGAAAGCAAACGCGCGTGGCGCTTTGAAATGAAAAAGGGGGAGTCACTGTTTCCAAGGTTGGAGTAA